The following coding sequences lie in one Wolbachia endosymbiont strain TRS of Brugia malayi genomic window:
- the fumC gene encoding class II fumarate hydratase: protein MDKKTRIESDSLGEVKVPSEHYWGAQTQRSLENFKIGMEKMPEPIIKALAMVKLAAARVNVKHGTIDEKVGNAICVAAKEIIDGKFNNEFPLVVWQTGSGTQTNMNINEVISNRAIEILGSNLGSKFPVHPNDHVNYGQSSNDTFPTAMHIAAAKQINHSLIPNLEVLHKALNDKVQEFKNIIKVGRTHLQDATPLTLGQEFSGYAVQIKKGIERIKSTLSNLYELAQGGTAVGTGLNTKEGFAEDFAKEVAEITNLPFTSADNKFEALAANDALVELSGTLNTVAVSLMKIASDIRLLGSGPRCGIGEITLPENEPGSSIMPGKVNPTQCEAVTMVCAQVMGNHVAVTVSGSNGHFELNVFKPVIIYNVLQSIRLLADASLNFTEKCVIGIKANEKRIKDLLNQSLMLVTILNTHIGYDNAAKIAKLAYKENITLKEAAVKLKLLTEQEFERIVKPEKFINH from the coding sequence ATGGATAAAAAAACTAGAATAGAATCAGATAGTTTAGGGGAAGTAAAAGTACCAAGTGAACATTATTGGGGAGCACAAACGCAGCGTTCTTTGGAGAATTTTAAAATTGGTATGGAAAAAATGCCAGAGCCCATAATTAAAGCATTAGCAATGGTAAAACTTGCAGCAGCGCGTGTAAATGTGAAGCATGGTACTATTGATGAAAAAGTAGGAAATGCAATCTGTGTAGCTGCGAAGGAAATAATAGATGGTAAATTTAACAACGAATTTCCGCTCGTTGTGTGGCAAACTGGGTCTGGAACTCAAACTAACATGAACATAAATGAAGTGATAAGTAATCGCGCAATAGAGATTTTGGGCAGTAATTTGGGTAGTAAATTTCCAGTACATCCAAACGATCATGTGAATTACGGTCAGTCATCAAATGATACTTTTCCAACAGCAATGCACATAGCAGCAGCAAAGCAGATAAACCATTCTCTTATTCCAAATCTTGAAGTGCTGCACAAAGCATTGAATGACAAGGTTCAGGAATTTAAAAATATAATAAAAGTAGGACGTACTCATTTGCAAGATGCAACACCTCTAACACTAGGGCAGGAGTTTTCTGGCTATGCAGTTCAGATTAAAAAGGGAATAGAGAGAATAAAATCAACTCTGAGCAATTTATACGAGCTCGCACAAGGCGGTACTGCAGTTGGTACGGGGTTAAACACTAAAGAAGGTTTTGCTGAGGATTTTGCCAAAGAAGTTGCAGAAATTACCAATCTTCCATTTACTTCAGCAGACAACAAATTTGAAGCATTAGCAGCAAATGATGCTCTAGTTGAATTAAGTGGAACGCTTAATACAGTAGCAGTCAGTTTAATGAAAATTGCAAGTGATATAAGATTGCTCGGTTCTGGTCCAAGGTGTGGAATTGGAGAAATCACATTACCGGAAAATGAGCCTGGTTCTTCAATTATGCCAGGTAAGGTAAATCCAACTCAGTGTGAGGCTGTGACTATGGTATGCGCTCAAGTTATGGGGAATCATGTTGCCGTAACTGTCAGTGGTTCAAATGGCCATTTTGAATTGAATGTGTTTAAACCAGTGATAATTTACAATGTTTTGCAGTCTATAAGACTTTTAGCTGATGCAAGTTTGAATTTTACAGAAAAGTGTGTGATTGGTATTAAGGCAAATGAAAAGAGAATAAAAGATCTACTAAACCAGTCATTGATGTTGGTCACTATATTGAATACACATATAGGATATGACAATGCAGCAAAAATAGCAAAACTTGCTTATAAAGAAAATATCACTCTAAAAGAAGCAGCAGTGAAGCTTAAGCTACTCACTGAGCAAGAATTTGAAAGAATAGTAAAACCAGAAAAATTTATAAATCACTAG
- a CDS encoding cytochrome c-type biogenesis protein — protein MKILISLLFILIFYSSANAFTLDDKLRDKNMEKRATNLFEMIKCPICSGESLSESGSQVAYNMRKMIREKISDGYTDEQITSELRNSYGDSIIIVPPVKFSTYILWLIPLVIPLIGCFLIRNIIK, from the coding sequence ATGAAAATATTAATTAGTTTACTTTTCATATTGATATTCTACTCAAGCGCAAATGCTTTTACTTTGGATGACAAACTCAGAGACAAAAATATGGAAAAACGAGCAACTAATTTATTTGAAATGATAAAATGTCCAATATGTTCTGGTGAGTCGTTATCTGAGTCCGGGTCCCAAGTTGCATATAATATGCGCAAAATGATTCGTGAAAAAATCAGTGATGGATATACTGACGAGCAAATAACTTCAGAGCTAAGAAATTCTTATGGAGATTCAATTATAATTGTCCCACCTGTAAAATTTAGTACTTACATTTTATGGCTCATTCCACTTGTAATTCCACTAATAGGATGTTTTCTAATACGAAATATAATTAAATAG
- a CDS encoding membrane protein: protein MRKVFIYTIISLFLFVPIAYSGFWYFSVWKTKNLLAETILYTNDEKFDVSYDFSGFPSSLTFHMTNPKFSNEQLTISSEALLIKNRLFDKSVYIYIPSNEVNITTHDDEKKNIKCYTSNNNHFVIKLNDLPSSLRFTKNSTMIDYVNILRYEDYGLKCNVSGNQQSVITEAGGKSNYIQFHFNKEPSGNTKLGFDFYTYRYKNVASPEHYLSIDTKLDYEFISHISASRVNFNIERFLIQSDNFSLTADGGVQNYNLITSSFTNKVNVAVSNYKELILLLAGEKNHSKTSDAFEKLISSLSEKTTDDSIQFSIKYDDNLGSSFIGKLSTTDFMNQLSKITKLTKNENIN from the coding sequence ATGCGTAAGGTTTTCATCTATACAATAATTTCTTTATTTCTGTTTGTCCCCATAGCTTACAGTGGTTTTTGGTATTTTTCTGTATGGAAGACAAAAAATCTTTTAGCTGAAACAATATTATATACTAACGATGAAAAATTCGATGTTTCCTATGACTTCAGCGGATTTCCTTCTAGCCTAACTTTCCACATGACAAACCCAAAATTTTCTAACGAGCAGTTAACTATTTCGTCTGAAGCTTTGCTGATAAAAAACAGGTTATTCGATAAATCGGTGTACATCTATATACCAAGCAATGAAGTCAATATTACTACTCATGATGATGAGAAAAAGAATATAAAATGCTACACAAGTAATAACAACCATTTTGTTATCAAGCTAAACGACTTACCATCTTCGTTGCGATTTACTAAAAATAGTACCATGATAGACTATGTAAACATACTTCGTTACGAAGATTATGGATTAAAATGCAATGTTTCAGGAAATCAACAAAGTGTTATAACTGAAGCAGGTGGTAAAAGTAACTACATTCAATTTCATTTCAATAAAGAACCTAGCGGAAACACTAAGCTAGGATTTGATTTTTATACCTACCGATACAAGAATGTTGCAAGTCCTGAACATTATCTTAGTATTGATACTAAATTAGATTATGAGTTTATAAGTCATATCTCAGCTTCCAGAGTTAATTTCAATATAGAAAGATTTTTAATTCAGAGTGATAACTTTTCTCTTACCGCAGATGGTGGAGTGCAAAATTACAACTTGATTACCTCTTCATTCACAAACAAGGTTAATGTGGCCGTATCCAATTATAAAGAATTAATCTTGCTTTTGGCTGGTGAGAAAAATCACTCAAAAACTTCAGATGCGTTTGAAAAACTAATATCTTCCTTATCAGAAAAAACAACTGATGACAGCATTCAATTTTCAATAAAATATGATGATAACTTAGGGTCAAGTTTTATTGGGAAGTTATCCACCACTGATTTTATGAACCAACTAAGTAAAATCACCAAACTAACCAAGAATGAAAATATTAATTAG
- a CDS encoding ferredoxin family 2Fe-2S iron-sulfur cluster binding protein yields the protein MPSVTFILPDGSKKSYEAAEGETLLNLAHRSDPDLLEGACEGSLACSTCHVIIDQNFYDAVETHNPISDEENDMLDLAFSLTETSRLGCQIKITKDIDGLCVTIPKGTRNISLDKQGND from the coding sequence ATGCCATCTGTCACTTTTATTTTACCTGATGGAAGTAAGAAAAGCTATGAAGCTGCAGAGGGGGAAACTCTACTTAATTTAGCTCACAGAAGTGACCCTGATCTGCTTGAAGGTGCATGCGAAGGCTCTCTTGCCTGTTCTACATGTCATGTAATTATTGATCAAAATTTTTATGATGCTGTAGAAACACATAATCCTATATCTGATGAAGAAAATGATATGCTAGATCTAGCTTTTAGCTTAACAGAGACGTCAAGGCTTGGATGCCAAATAAAAATTACAAAAGACATCGATGGTTTATGTGTAACCATACCAAAGGGTACAAGAAATATATCACTGGATAAACAAGGGAACGATTAA
- the murD gene encoding UDP-N-acetylmuramoyl-L-alanine--D-glutamate ligase, whose protein sequence is MQLSKYKNQSVAVFGLGKTGLSVINVLIKSGAKAYAWDDSKEQMANAKTMYKECNFIHPKKYDWHEIKALILSPGVPISYPKPHWIVKLARSFDCKIKSDIELFLEAKAKNQKIVGVTGTNGKSTTTSLIGHILKSAGKKVAIGGNLGVPILDLEKDAEIYVIEISSFQLELINMPAVIPVHDHTFFSGSQYRAAWMIKRVSEMTKKMTEVTKRMAGMIKVDISVLLNITLDHIDRHGSMENYIAVKSKLIGGSKVAVIGCDNEITADIFNKFTGNKIPISGVRSLLDDKKGAEIQEISLKLENHNLSASDAKINLTSNAENIAASCAVCKLLKVDSSTIIDGIKSFSGLKHRNELLGKIENVLFVNDSKATNAESSKKAILSYKNIYWIVGGRSKEGGIESLSKHFARIRKALLIGESTEVFASTMENKVDYVRCCNLEDAFRLAFEEAIKSKEKTTILLSPACASFDQWRNFEERGEAFCRMFEKLRDSFTITRVV, encoded by the coding sequence ATGCAACTGAGCAAATACAAAAATCAAAGTGTTGCTGTTTTTGGCCTTGGCAAAACTGGTTTGTCTGTCATCAATGTTCTAATAAAGAGTGGTGCAAAAGCGTATGCGTGGGATGATAGTAAAGAACAAATGGCAAATGCAAAAACAATGTACAAAGAGTGTAATTTTATCCATCCAAAAAAATACGATTGGCACGAGATAAAAGCATTGATTTTAAGCCCTGGAGTACCAATTTCATATCCGAAGCCACATTGGATAGTAAAACTTGCAAGAAGTTTTGACTGTAAAATAAAATCGGATATTGAACTATTTCTAGAAGCTAAAGCTAAGAACCAGAAAATTGTAGGCGTCACAGGAACGAATGGCAAATCAACCACTACGTCATTAATAGGTCACATATTAAAATCTGCGGGGAAAAAAGTAGCTATTGGTGGAAATTTAGGTGTTCCTATTTTGGATCTAGAAAAAGATGCGGAAATTTATGTAATTGAAATTTCCTCTTTTCAATTAGAACTAATAAACATGCCTGCCGTTATTCCAGTGCATGACCATACCTTTTTTTCTGGATCACAGTATCGTGCTGCTTGGATGATAAAAAGGGTATCTGAGATGACAAAAAAGATGACCGAGGTGACGAAAAGGATGGCTGGAATGATAAAGGTAGATATTTCAGTATTGCTCAACATTACCCTAGATCATATAGATAGACATGGAAGTATGGAAAATTATATAGCAGTTAAATCAAAGCTAATAGGCGGTAGTAAGGTCGCAGTGATAGGATGTGATAATGAAATTACCGCTGATATATTTAATAAATTTACTGGAAATAAGATTCCAATCTCAGGAGTACGCTCCTTATTGGATGATAAAAAGGGCGCTGAGATCCAGGAAATTTCGTTAAAACTAGAAAATCATAACTTATCAGCAAGTGACGCGAAAATAAACTTAACATCCAATGCAGAAAACATAGCAGCTTCATGTGCTGTGTGTAAGTTGCTTAAAGTAGATAGCAGCACTATTATCGACGGGATCAAATCTTTTTCAGGGTTAAAGCACAGAAATGAACTACTTGGCAAAATAGAAAATGTGCTTTTTGTAAACGATAGCAAAGCAACTAACGCTGAATCGAGCAAAAAGGCGATTTTGTCTTATAAAAACATATATTGGATCGTTGGTGGAAGAAGTAAAGAAGGTGGTATAGAGTCATTAAGCAAGCATTTTGCAAGAATTAGAAAAGCTCTTCTTATTGGAGAATCAACAGAAGTTTTTGCAAGCACTATGGAAAATAAAGTGGATTATGTTAGATGTTGCAATTTAGAAGACGCATTTAGACTGGCTTTTGAAGAGGCTATAAAGAGCAAAGAAAAAACAACAATACTACTTTCTCCTGCATGTGCTTCTTTTGATCAGTGGAGAAATTTTGAAGAGCGTGGTGAAGCATTTTGCAGAATGTTTGAAAAACTCAGGGATTCATTTACAATTACACGTGTTGTTTAA
- a CDS encoding COQ9 family protein has translation MEQDEIRLIIDELIRIIPFEGISDKTLLKVCTDLNLANSFCKFQNGIYSALECIVEDLNSSMEAELRNFNLEDMKVQEQIKLAVQICLSNYATLPNYREFLKNILSFSVLPKNIYFSSKLLCRIVDMIWYGIHDQSTDFNYYTKRAILAGVYLSIILFFINDYSEGFADTLSFLDRCINNVMTFQKFKIHLKEIVGSFL, from the coding sequence GTGGAACAAGATGAAATAAGGTTGATAATAGATGAGCTAATCAGGATTATTCCATTTGAAGGGATAAGCGATAAGACTCTATTAAAAGTGTGCACAGACCTTAATCTAGCCAATAGCTTTTGCAAATTTCAGAATGGAATATATAGTGCTTTGGAGTGCATAGTAGAGGACTTGAATAGTTCAATGGAAGCTGAACTTCGGAATTTTAACTTGGAAGATATGAAAGTGCAGGAGCAAATAAAGTTAGCTGTTCAAATATGCCTATCAAACTATGCTACGCTACCAAATTACAGAGAGTTTTTAAAAAATATTCTATCCTTTTCTGTATTACCAAAAAATATATACTTTTCTAGTAAACTCTTATGCAGAATAGTCGATATGATTTGGTATGGTATTCACGATCAATCAACAGATTTTAATTACTATACAAAACGGGCAATATTGGCTGGGGTATATTTAAGCATAATACTCTTTTTTATTAATGACTATTCAGAAGGTTTTGCAGATACTCTATCATTTCTTGATAGGTGCATTAACAATGTCATGACGTTTCAAAAGTTTAAAATCCATCTAAAAGAAATTGTAGGAAGTTTTCTATAG